The Lewinellaceae bacterium DNA window GGTCATGAAGGTGTTTGATGGGTTGTGTGCCGGCATACTGTTCCAGATGATGGATCAGCACGGGAGTCAGCAATTGTTCGATATCTTCTGGTGTCCATTGTTGATGCCAGAAAGAAAGAACCTGCCGGATGATCCGCAGATCTTCCAGTCCGGAAAGCCACATTTGCAATTTTTCCCTATCCCCTGTCCAGATCAACAAAATAGTACGGATTCTCAGGGTGTTTTCGTCCGGTTCAACAGGTTTATTCAACCAGTGTTCGACTTGTTCTGACGCATTCGGGTCGTGTTCCAATAACCAGAAAAGACCGGGAAGCATACGCTGGCGCTGCACCGTTTGCCAAAAATAAGGCCACAGTTGCTGATAGAATGCCTCATCCAGTTTGATCATCATCATCGCCCAGGTGAGTTGTTCACGGAACTGTGCATCGGTCTGTGTGTCCTCGTATAAAATCAAAGCCACTTGCTGGAGGACAAGGTATAGTTCATGGTCCTGGAGGTATTGCACAAAAGACTTGAGATGGATACGGTGAGCAGGATGCTCCTGAAAATAGGCTTTCAGCGGGTGGCCCTCCAGGATGTATAATAGCCACAAAGCATGGAGATGGGTCCTGAATTGGACCTGGGTGGAATGCATCAGCACCAGTTCAGTGATCTTGTCCAGGCTTACCTGCTGGGTGTAGAGCAGGCGGTATCCGTTTCGTGCCGGATCGATGACCTGATAATGGATACTGCTGATCACTTCCATGATGTGATCAATGATCTCTTCACGCAGCAGGGGAGGGATTCCTTTCTCAAGGAGCGCCTCGGTGGCAAAATACCAGTGTTTCTGCAGGGTAATGATTCCACCATGGGCTTCTTCCACCGATTTATGAATCAGGTAACGTATTTTCCGGTAGATTGCCAGCAGCAATGCTCCTGCCTCCCTCCATTTTTCCAAAGCGGTGAAATCCCTGGATTGATCGACCAGCTGGCTCAGAACATTGCATAATTCATCGCATTTTCGCTTGGTTATGTGCGGCAATGTTGTGGTTGGCTTAAATAGTTGATAGAGCAGTTGGTCATACTTGATAAACTCATCCTCAGAGGCAATCTTATGCGCGAAAGTCAGCTTGAGTTCGTGTTGCAGCTGCCTGTTTTTCTGGGCCTGTTGCCGGACGAAAAGACGCAATTCATCGGCACTCATTGCGTCAATGATTTGCTGAAAGCTGGGCCCGGCAGCGGTTTTGGTTTGCTTGCGTTGCTCGGCTTTGGCTTTTCTCCTGCTTTTCTGCAGTTCCGCGAACTGGCGGTAAGCAAAAAGGGCCATGATAACATGAGGGCAGAGTTTGTTAGCCTGGAAGGTCTGGCAATCACACGTGTATTTCCGGATGGTCGCATTACGGATAACCAGTTCCACTTCGAGCTCTTTGGACCGTTCTTCGATCACAGTGCGGTATAAGCCTTTGCCCATGGATTGAATGACGGGGACATCTGCTAATGCATCCCAGGCCTGTTCCGCTTGCAGGAGAACAGATTCTGGAACTTGAGCTTCGAATGCTTCTATTGGATTGTTTTTCAATTCCATAACCACGTCAACCTACAAATATACGTTATCAAAGGAGAATTGAATGAAGCCTTTGTGTTTCTTCATTTTGCCCATTGCGTCATTTAATCCGATATTTGCAGTACAAAGCAGTTGTATGCGCGAAATTTATCTTATTCGTCATGCTAAGTCCAGTTGGGAATTTACCTCCATCCCGGACATTGATCGCCCACTGAATCAACGTGGATTACGGGATGCCAAGGTCATGGCAAAATATCTCAATAAAAATGGAGTAAAACTGGATGCTTTGGTGGTCAGCCCGGCCAAACGGGCACTCATGACAGCCAGTTTTTTTGTGGATATACTTGCTCCGGAAAAATTCATCACAGATAAGAAACTGTATCTGGCGGACACAGATTCTATCTATAATGTGCTGTTCGGACTGGATGAAAACTGGCATTCCGTAGGCATGATTGGCCACAATCCTGGATTTACCATGTTTGCCAATGACTTTGCGGATAAGCTCATTGACAATGTACCCACCACGGGGATTGTCCATTTGTCAAGCTCGGCAGCTTCCTGGGCAGAAGTGGACACCAGTAACACGAAGTTGATGCATTTCTGGACACCTAAAAAAATCCTGCGGTGAAACAGGTATGGTGGTTTATTCCGTTATTCTTTCTGTTCCAATGCGGTCATGAGACACGTCCGCCTTATGAGCAATTGTCGGATTCTACTTATGTCAACCTGATTATTGATATGAGCATTGCAGATGTCGCCGTAAACAGGGAGTCAAACCGGAATATTGATAGCCTGCGAGAAGTATTTTTACAAACCATGGGTGAGAACTATCACCTGGACAGCACGCAGGTAACTGAAGCCATCAAATACCTGGAAAAAGACCTTCCCCGCATGAAAAAAATTTACGAGCAGGTGAGCGAAGAATTGAACAAAAGGATTGACAGTCTGTCAAAAGCGAAATAAAATATAATCATTTCTTAATATATTCATAATCTAAGCCGGTCAGGAAGTGCCTATTTTCACCCCTGGAAAAGAAGACATGTCATGGAATCGGACAACACACGGATCTTACTGGTTGATGATGAGGAAGATATACTCGAATTCCTCAACTACAATCTTACCAAAGCCGGATATCAGGTAGATACGGCTGAAAATGGAAAGACAGCCCTGCAGAAAACGGCCAAAACACCTTACGATCTGATCATCCTGGACATTATGATGCCCGAGATGGACGGAGTCGAAGTGTGCCGGGAGATCAGGAACCAGGAGACGAACCGCGATTCACTGATAGCATTCCTGACTGCCAGAAGCGAAGACTTTACCCAGATCGCCGCCCTTGATTCCGGCGGTGACGATTTCATAACCAAGCCCATAAAACCCGGAGTTTTTTTGAGTCGAATTCAGGCACTGCTGCGCCGTAAAAAACGATCAGAAGATGATGATGCAGGTCTGGTCCTCACATTCGGTGACTTACGCATCGATAAGGAGAAGCTGGAGGTATACGAAAGGGACGAGTTGATCCACCTAGCAAAGAAGGAGTTTGAATTGTTGTACCTTCTGGTGTCCAAACCCGGTAAAGTATTCAACCGTGATGAAATCCTTCAGAAGGTATGGGGTTCAGATGTGATTGTTACCAACCGAACGGTTGACGTGCATATCCGCAAATTGCGCGAGAAGATTGGTGATGATTACATCAAAACGATCAAAGGAGTCGGTTATAAATTTGATTATTGATGTTTAAAAACCTGACCATCAGGGCAGTGGCTTTATTGACTTCAGTGGTCATTCTGCTGCTCATCCTACTATTGTATCTGGTCTATACGAAAGTTCCGTCCATGGGGGAGGTCCAATGGGTAAGCAGTCTCATTTTGTTGGTGATTGCCTACGTATTGATCTTTTTTACCATGATGTTTTTCCTGGATAAATTCATCTACCGGAAAATAAAAGTGATTTATAAGGTCATTCATAAATCCAAAGTATCGACTGGAAAGAAGATTGATTCCGACGAAAACATCATCCAGAATGTGGAGCGTGAAGTAGCGGAATGGGCTGCCGACCAACAGCGTCAGATTGACACACTGAAGGCGCTGGAGACGTACCGCAGGGATTTTGTAGGTAATATTTCACACGAATTAAAAACACCCATCTTCAATATTCAGGGCTATCTGCACACCTTACTGGAAGGAGGCCTGCAGGATGAGACCATCAATCTAAAGTACCTGGAGCGAGCCGTAGCCAATGTGGAACGGCTGCAAAACATCGTGCAGGACCTGGATACCATATCAAAACTCGAATCCGGAGCGATGATCCTGGACATCACTGCATTCGACATAAGGATATTGGTACAGGAGGTATTGGAACATCTGGAGATGCAGGCCGCAAAGAAAAAGATCGCCATTGGTTTTAAAGAAGGAGCGGATAAATCCTTTAAAGTGAAAGCGGACCGGGAAGCCATCCGTCAGGTTTTCATCAATCTGATCTCCAATGCTATTAAATACGGGAACCCCGGAGGGTACGTACGGGTATCCTTTTACGACATGCACGCGTATGTGCTGATCGAGATTGCCGATAATGGTATCGGAATCTCCGAAAAACACCTGCCACACTTGTTTGACCGTTTTTACCGGGTGGAAAAGAGCCGCTCCAGAGCAGAAGGTGGCACGGGTTTGGGCCTCTCTATAGTTAAACACATTATTGAAGCGCATAAGCAGACCATCAACGTGCGCAGTACACCTCACTTGGGATCTACATTTGGATTTACACTGGAGAAAGCCTGATGGGAATCAATCCAGGTTCAATGCCTCCGTTTTAACTGTGGAGTCCGCAGCAGAA harbors:
- a CDS encoding response regulator transcription factor, which codes for MESDNTRILLVDDEEDILEFLNYNLTKAGYQVDTAENGKTALQKTAKTPYDLIILDIMMPEMDGVEVCREIRNQETNRDSLIAFLTARSEDFTQIAALDSGGDDFITKPIKPGVFLSRIQALLRRKKRSEDDDAGLVLTFGDLRIDKEKLEVYERDELIHLAKKEFELLYLLVSKPGKVFNRDEILQKVWGSDVIVTNRTVDVHIRKLREKIGDDYIKTIKGVGYKFDY
- a CDS encoding sensor histidine kinase, yielding MFKNLTIRAVALLTSVVILLLILLLYLVYTKVPSMGEVQWVSSLILLVIAYVLIFFTMMFFLDKFIYRKIKVIYKVIHKSKVSTGKKIDSDENIIQNVEREVAEWAADQQRQIDTLKALETYRRDFVGNISHELKTPIFNIQGYLHTLLEGGLQDETINLKYLERAVANVERLQNIVQDLDTISKLESGAMILDITAFDIRILVQEVLEHLEMQAAKKKIAIGFKEGADKSFKVKADREAIRQVFINLISNAIKYGNPGGYVRVSFYDMHAYVLIEIADNGIGISEKHLPHLFDRFYRVEKSRSRAEGGTGLGLSIVKHIIEAHKQTINVRSTPHLGSTFGFTLEKA
- a CDS encoding SWIM zinc finger family protein, translating into MELKNNPIEAFEAQVPESVLLQAEQAWDALADVPVIQSMGKGLYRTVIEERSKELEVELVIRNATIRKYTCDCQTFQANKLCPHVIMALFAYRQFAELQKSRRKAKAEQRKQTKTAAGPSFQQIIDAMSADELRLFVRQQAQKNRQLQHELKLTFAHKIASEDEFIKYDQLLYQLFKPTTTLPHITKRKCDELCNVLSQLVDQSRDFTALEKWREAGALLLAIYRKIRYLIHKSVEEAHGGIITLQKHWYFATEALLEKGIPPLLREEIIDHIMEVISSIHYQVIDPARNGYRLLYTQQVSLDKITELVLMHSTQVQFRTHLHALWLLYILEGHPLKAYFQEHPAHRIHLKSFVQYLQDHELYLVLQQVALILYEDTQTDAQFREQLTWAMMMIKLDEAFYQQLWPYFWQTVQRQRMLPGLFWLLEHDPNASEQVEHWLNKPVEPDENTLRIRTILLIWTGDREKLQMWLSGLEDLRIIRQVLSFWHQQWTPEDIEQLLTPVLIHHLEQYAGTQPIKHLHDLYNAMIHLGMRRQAEASEDAVKAHFAHRTSIQNPTT
- a CDS encoding histidine phosphatase family protein encodes the protein MREIYLIRHAKSSWEFTSIPDIDRPLNQRGLRDAKVMAKYLNKNGVKLDALVVSPAKRALMTASFFVDILAPEKFITDKKLYLADTDSIYNVLFGLDENWHSVGMIGHNPGFTMFANDFADKLIDNVPTTGIVHLSSSAASWAEVDTSNTKLMHFWTPKKILR
- a CDS encoding DUF4296 domain-containing protein translates to MKQVWWFIPLFFLFQCGHETRPPYEQLSDSTYVNLIIDMSIADVAVNRESNRNIDSLREVFLQTMGENYHLDSTQVTEAIKYLEKDLPRMKKIYEQVSEELNKRIDSLSKAK